One region of Fibrobacter sp. genomic DNA includes:
- a CDS encoding TldD/PmbA family protein — MTLEDAISYINDKAKGQAEQFDVLASRSHSEGLSLFQGQVQNTEISDSVGVGIRVIKNGRPGYAHTERLTADALEQTLKDALCHTQWTDEINVDLPGPGALPQPDEDYNPALEKIGLSEMKDVCIDLEKATFAKSKEIENIPYLGADLSNSEDYVANSKGVFYRTRSNSVSVGVGAVACRDGVKKLGSFTKSTRNWNEIDVDGIATRAAGYSTELFGAKKIEGGKIPVVLSERISGRFMRMYSQPYLADSMQKGLSRLSGKEGSKIASGCLSLWSVGSGDLFSHHFPYDSEGVPTQLVKVIDGGVFGQGLYNLETAAKAGCKSTGNGVRDLGTKMSTSFYNMYVPCGEKSTEELLKLFPSCLLVARLEGNSGCNSVSGELSIGAHGFWCENGLIVHPVDSVTLSGNYFDIIQEVVACGNAYYDDFSSTKVPALAVQSLSVSC, encoded by the coding sequence ATGACTCTCGAAGACGCCATTTCTTACATCAACGACAAGGCCAAGGGCCAGGCGGAACAGTTCGACGTGCTTGCCTCCAGGTCCCATTCCGAAGGCCTTTCCCTTTTCCAGGGGCAGGTCCAGAATACGGAAATTTCCGATTCCGTAGGTGTGGGAATCCGCGTCATCAAGAATGGTCGTCCGGGCTACGCCCATACGGAGCGCCTTACGGCAGACGCCCTGGAGCAGACCCTGAAAGACGCCCTTTGCCATACCCAATGGACCGATGAAATCAACGTGGATTTACCTGGACCGGGCGCCTTGCCGCAGCCAGACGAGGACTACAATCCGGCCCTGGAAAAAATCGGCCTGTCCGAAATGAAGGATGTCTGCATCGATTTGGAAAAGGCGACCTTCGCCAAGTCCAAGGAAATCGAGAACATCCCTTACCTAGGGGCGGACCTTTCCAACAGCGAAGACTACGTGGCAAACAGCAAGGGCGTTTTTTACAGGACCCGCTCCAATTCCGTTTCAGTCGGGGTAGGGGCGGTTGCATGTCGTGACGGCGTCAAGAAGTTGGGCAGTTTTACCAAGTCCACCCGCAACTGGAACGAAATCGACGTAGACGGAATCGCCACCCGTGCGGCGGGATACTCTACGGAACTGTTCGGCGCAAAGAAGATCGAGGGCGGCAAGATTCCCGTGGTCCTGTCGGAGCGGATTTCTGGCCGGTTCATGCGGATGTACAGTCAGCCCTACCTGGCAGATTCCATGCAGAAAGGCCTTTCCAGGCTTTCGGGCAAGGAAGGCTCGAAGATTGCGTCGGGTTGCCTCTCCCTTTGGAGCGTAGGTTCCGGAGACCTGTTCAGCCATCATTTCCCCTACGATTCCGAAGGCGTGCCTACCCAGCTGGTGAAGGTCATCGACGGGGGCGTTTTTGGCCAGGGCCTCTACAATCTGGAAACCGCCGCCAAGGCGGGCTGCAAGTCCACCGGAAACGGCGTTCGCGACCTGGGCACAAAGATGTCCACGTCCTTCTACAACATGTACGTTCCCTGTGGCGAAAAATCTACGGAAGAACTGCTGAAACTTTTCCCCAGCTGCCTGCTGGTGGCTCGGCTGGAAGGAAATTCCGGCTGCAATTCGGTGAGCGGGGAACTGAGCATTGGTGCCCACGGTTTCTGGTGCGAAAACGGCCTGATTGTCCACCCCGTAGATAGCGTGACCCTGAGCGGGAACTATTTCGACATCATCCAAGAAGTGGTGGCCTGCGGAAACGCCTACTACGACGACTTTTCCAGCACCAAGGTGCCTGCGCTGGCCGTACAGTCCCTGTCGGTAAGCTGCTAG